AGAGAATGATGACATAATggaattttctattatttattttagggAAGCGCTCAAGTTTGGTTCAGCAGATCAggactcatcgaattataggagATGTTAAAGTAACTTTGAGCCTAAATCATCGAAAGAGATCTTATagccgaattttttttgtctgtttacATGGCCAATTTTCAGTATTTGTAGCAATGATAAATTCAAACCAACTGCTagtttttggcattttttagGCATACAAGCTTACAAACGATCACTGCAAGTCGTTTACTGACGCTTGCAAGAACTGAAATTTGCtggttttatttattactgTAGAACAGGGTTTGAAAATATCTGAAGTCTTCGATTGTGCAGTTTCAATTTAATTGAACGTAAATAAAATTGTTACTGAGTTGATGCAAATGAAAGCGGAGGTTTGCAACTTACCGAAGGGACTCATTATCAACATAAGGCAGACTGCGAGAACCAAATACGTTCAAGTTAAATACacaacgaaaatgaaaacaaatggcaCTGGTTCTACTAGGGTAACGCCATCTAGATCTTCAACACAAGACTCGAGAAAACAACCGACAAATCCGGCCTCCAAGTCGTCTTCAACGCGATCTCCAGTCCCCACTAGGCCAGTGCAGAAGCCAGTGCAGAAGCCAGTGCAGAATCCAGTGACGAAGTCAGTGAGCCGAAGCCAGTACCGAAGCCAGTGCCGGTTCCAGTAGCTAAGTCAGTATCGAAGCCGACTATCAAGTCCACACCTGAAACAACACCACAGCGGCAGCCGGCCAACAGAGATTCGGTACCTCCAAtccaaagcaaaaaaaggacgaaaccAGACAGCGCTGGAACCAAGCCGGTCACTAAATCAAGGGTTGCCTCAAAGTTTCAGCCGCCGGTGGAAGCGGAAATCACAAACGAACCCGACGAGGAAACTGAGGAGGGCGATAGTGTGCCTGTGGTAGCCGCAAAGCCTCCCAAACCGTTGCGCGAAGCTACCGATAAGGTATATTGGAGCCAGGTCTGGAGAAATGTTTTGAGATTTTACTGCTGTCTCTGTTATCCATAAAGATCTTGTTGGTGTAGAACCCGGACAAAACCTGCTAAAGATAAATAAACCGTAATTAAACGAAAGATACTAAATGGCAATTGATGCAATTTTTTCATACAAATCCAAAAGCAGCAGTGCTCATTCTTCCTTAGATTCTCCTCTGCGTTCGGCTGATTCGAGTGTTTCAGTAACAGCAGTGTGAATAGGAACAACTCGATCGTCAGATGATGGAACATGTTGCTGTGTCTCTCTCTTTAGCTAGCCGAATACCGGAGTGTTAATGACAGAAGGAGGATTGTTCGGAATAGCCTATTGTTCTAAATGAAacattgaatttgaataaaatgcaTTAACGTTTAAGAATAGTAATCTCTTAATTTGATTTCACCTTGTAATCGTCACGGTGCAATACACCACATGGTTTTCACGCGATCGCTGTCAAATTAAAGCATTAAAACAATACGGAAGGAATATTTCCTTTGCTATCAATTTACACGAGCTCTGTACGGGAACAAAATCTAATCAGCCAACAGTAAAATCAAACTGGGATTCAATTGAAACAAGAGGACTTGGTTCAATAATCTGGAAAATCTCGTTTATTGAGAACCGACCAATATGGGCAAGGACGATTGGAAGGTAGGTTGACACGCACACTCACGCACACACATTCGCACACTCACTCACAAGCATTGGTATCATCCGATTGTTATTGCTCGCTGAACTGAGGCAATTCTACCCGCTTtcaggggggaggggagagcTGAGGAGCAATCGGAGGGCAAATTGGAGACTGAACTTTGCAGTCTAAAGTTTCGtgaagggcaaaaaaaaaaagacatagtTTGAACGATTCTGATGACTCCTTGTGTTCTGAATCTTCTGGGTGGATCTTAGTTTTCAATAGGGAAAAAGGATACGTCAGTTTCTGTGTTGAGAGGGGGGCAGAAAAAGCGGACCTGCGAACCAAAATGTTTGTTCCATGTTTTACACGAAAAATTGGGCACGCGCCCATGTTCCAGAAGAGCGTTATTTTACATGGTAGACTATAACACGGGGCGCattcgagaaagaaaaaacgaaagacaaaTCAAGGATACTCAAGCAGGCCGAGAGCCTTAAGCACCATTTCGAAGAATGAAATCGAAATCTTCAAACTACAGTCAACGGTAAATAGGAGTAggatttcaaaatcagctgGACCtaatcattaatttttttcgccCCATTTTGACAAGTGCTTGCCGTCTCTTCGCAAATGGGTATACTTTCTTCAGACGAAAAAGAGGATGAAAAATCGCTTGTGTGGGTTAAATTAGAGTTTGAATGCTGATGCCGTCAACTCCTTTTTGTCAGAATTCAAAAGTTGCAATGTCCAAGGAGCGGAAGACTGTTTCACATCTGACGCGCGACCTTTAGCTTAAGTCAACAGACTTTTGGTTGATCTGGACTACCAAAATCGAGAAGAGTATTCatgggattaaaaaaaaagagagagaagaaaaaaaaaatgaacaagtttTAACCTCGATACGGTCAACCAAATCTAGGTCGCGAATAAAAGGTGATTCCGCCTCGAAAAAATGATAGCTGAAAGTCGAACAGCGAGACCACGGGAAGCAGGggatggagagaaaaaaatatgatagTACACAAGATCGTTGGGATCGAAAAAGTGAAAGCTGAAAGGTTTGGTCGTACTGACAGCGAAGAGGCCAAACGGATTCAGGAAGGAGAAGCACCAGAGATAGTTCCACGAGTCCGATCAGCTTGTCACGACTCGTCCCACGATTCGATTGCTGTGACATTCTAATTAATGATTTGCTGTGTTCTAATCATGGCTCTGGTCACTATCAAAGGCTTCttcctcatcttcttcttcatcgtcaaCGTCTACAGCGAAACAGTCATCGTCTGCTCCGAAACCAAAATCAGAGGAACATTTGCGTTTCAGTCCACGGGACCGTTTGGTAGCTTGCATTGTTCGTATATCTTCGGGAGATCGTTCTTTACGAAATTCAAACACCAAGGGGTATATGTGTTCGATGGCTGATTGGACGTTACCTACGCAAGGCGCTACAATGAAAGGTAAAATGTGTGAATGACAGTTGGCAAATAGCACGAGATTTACAGATGATATACCTGTAACTGTAATGCTACCGGTCGAAAAGATCTTTAAGGTTGCTTTTGGTTCCTTGAGACGATAGGTAACACCAGGATGCAATTCAGGTTCATAACTATACCCGATTTAGTTACCAAAAATTGCCTGGTTAggagaaaagataaaaaagaagctGCAACCTATTTTTACCTGGCGATATCTCTGTGTTTGGCTGAAAAAGGCGTAATTTTAATCGCAAAAGGCATTGTACAAGTTCCCAGAACATTGACTACTCTGTAATTCACTAGGCGTAATCTGGGATAGCCTAGTTTAGAGACCGAACGCGTGATTCGCCTGGCGGCCTGCTTGGCCTCATCCTCACTTGTCGCCCCTGTGCAAGTTACTTTCCCAGAAGACCAGATTGAGGCTGTGGTGTAGGGTTTCCGTAATCTCATGGTTACCATCTGCATGTGGAAAAAGTGTTCAACATTAAGGATTAATACAATTGTGGTTAGTAGTAGTAGGGATCTTACCCCATTTTCTCTACGGTACTCAACATTATACCCATTCTGGGCTATCTGCTTCAAATTGAGATAGGATTTTACACTGAAACTGCATACCACATTGTTGATAGTAATATCAATGACCGGCTCATCACTAGGTGTTTCTTTAACTTCCTCAACAGGTTCAGCACTGTTCAATCCATTCTTTACACAATCACCAAAACCATTGCTGGCCTCGTTGAGGTACACATCAGCTGAGTCTTTGCTGCTCGATTCCAGTGTGAGAGGAACACGGTTGGTGGCAGCATTTCCATTGGACAAGACAGATCCTTGGAGCGTCATGGCCATTCCTTCTCGCGAGCCACaactgcaattttttaaaaagttataACGAGATTGCAATATTGAGAAGCTACAACGTAAACATGACGGGTTCCTGGTTGGACAAAAGTCGTATCAGGCGGTGTCCTATGAGACATTTAAGGCTCGAATCGTTTGTTTCTGAGCACGAGATCAATTAAAATTCCACTAATGCATAAGACTGCTCTAACTGGAAGAAAAACTGAACTATGAAAACCGGAAAAAACACACGTAGCCTCAAAAGGTTCTCAAGAATTCAATGTGTGACGTCCTCTCTCactttatacacacacactcgcAGGGCGACATCACATggcagaaaatgaaatggtaaTTCACCCCAAGATCAATTaaacttttccttcttcctggAATCGATTAACGAACCAACTAATTAGCTAGGTCATTCTTACCCGACTTTATACAATTCTTCACTCAATTTTCCACAAATGAAACCACACGTTGCAAATCACAGTACATCGTCGGCGAGGGGCTCTAGAGACCGAACAAACAGTGCTCGTAGTGCAGCACTCTGGCATTGGTTTTCAGCTGGCAATAGAACGTACTAGCACCGGTTCCACACTGGGGCGAGCTGTGATGCCTCTTCTCCAACGTTTCGAAGTAGTAAAACACTTGGTATttgtaatataattttttcagCCATCAAACAAAGCACGAGCGTCGTCCATTCCGTGTTTTCGGAAAATTAACGAATTGTTAAGTAATctattaaacaaatttaatctttttttttt
The window above is part of the Daphnia carinata strain CSIRO-1 chromosome 7, CSIRO_AGI_Dcar_HiC_V3, whole genome shotgun sequence genome. Proteins encoded here:
- the LOC130694867 gene encoding TATA box-binding protein-like 1 — its product is MAMTLQGSVLSNGNAATNRVPLTLESSSKDSADVYLNEASNGFGDCVKNGLNSAEPVEEVKETPSDEPVIDITINNVVCSFSVKSYLNLKQIAQNGYNVEYRRENGMVTMRLRKPYTTASIWSSGKVTCTGATSEDEAKQAARRITRSVSKLGYPRLRLVNYRVVNVLGTCTMPFAIKITPFSAKHRDIASYEPELHPGVTYRLKEPKATLKIFSTGSITVTAPCVGNVQSAIEHIYPLVFEFRKERSPEDIRTMQATKRSRGLKRKCSSDFGFGADDDCFAVDVDDEEEDEEEAFDSDQSHD